The Mycolicibacterium mageritense genome contains a region encoding:
- a CDS encoding HypC/HybG/HupF family hydrogenase formation chaperone, translating to MCLGIPGQIVEITDTANYMARVDVSGVRRTISVRLLEKDMPEVDDWVLVHVGFAMAKIDETEALLTLAAVKKLGEAYDTEIEAFDSSSII from the coding sequence ATGTGTCTTGGAATTCCCGGCCAGATCGTCGAGATCACCGATACTGCAAACTATATGGCGCGGGTAGACGTGTCAGGAGTGCGGCGGACCATCAGTGTGCGTCTGCTTGAGAAGGATATGCCCGAGGTCGACGACTGGGTGCTGGTACACGTGGGCTTCGCGATGGCCAAGATCGATGAGACCGAGGCGTTGTTGACGCTTGCCGCGGTGAAGAAGCTCGGCGAGGCCTACGACACCGAAATCGAAGCCTTCGACTCATCCTCGATCATCTGA
- the hypD gene encoding hydrogenase formation protein HypD has protein sequence MRFVDEFRDPAAARKLLGTIEFLAKDGQEDGQPFKFMEVCGGHTHTIYRHGIEHLLPENVELVHGPGCPVCVIPMGRIDDAMWLASQPDVIFTCFGDMMRVPGSEGSLLDAKARGADVRFVYSPLDALKIAVDNPGKHVVFFAIGFETTAPSTAVTLLRAREMGVVNFSVFCNHVTIVPPIKAILESPDLRLSGFLGPGHVSTVVGNRPYRFVPEVYRKPLVVTGFEPLDILAAVAMLLRQIHEGRCEVENQYSRIVHPEGNQAALALLGKVFALRPHFEWRGLGFISQSALRIRDEYVEFDAEMRFDMPGVRVADPKACQCGEVLKGVLKPWECKVFGTACTPETPIGTCMVSAEGACAAYYNFGRMHREAAQLVGQTGRG, from the coding sequence ATGCGATTCGTCGATGAGTTCCGCGACCCCGCAGCAGCTCGGAAGTTGTTGGGAACCATAGAGTTCTTGGCCAAGGACGGCCAAGAAGATGGTCAACCGTTCAAGTTCATGGAGGTGTGCGGCGGGCATACTCACACCATTTATCGACACGGCATAGAACATCTACTACCGGAAAATGTAGAACTCGTGCACGGGCCTGGCTGTCCGGTGTGTGTGATCCCGATGGGCCGAATCGACGATGCGATGTGGCTCGCGTCGCAGCCGGACGTGATCTTCACCTGCTTCGGCGACATGATGCGGGTACCCGGCTCCGAAGGGAGTCTGCTCGACGCGAAGGCCCGTGGCGCGGATGTCCGGTTCGTCTATTCGCCGCTGGACGCGCTCAAGATCGCGGTCGACAATCCGGGCAAGCATGTGGTTTTCTTCGCAATCGGCTTCGAGACCACGGCGCCGTCGACCGCGGTAACCCTCTTGCGGGCAAGGGAAATGGGCGTGGTCAACTTCAGCGTCTTCTGTAATCACGTCACGATCGTGCCGCCCATCAAAGCTATCCTGGAATCGCCGGATCTGCGACTGTCAGGTTTTCTCGGGCCCGGGCACGTCTCGACGGTGGTCGGCAACCGGCCCTACCGGTTCGTGCCCGAGGTGTACCGGAAGCCGTTGGTGGTCACGGGCTTCGAACCGCTGGATATCCTTGCGGCCGTGGCCATGCTGCTGCGGCAGATTCACGAGGGCCGCTGCGAAGTGGAGAACCAGTACTCCCGCATAGTTCACCCAGAGGGTAATCAAGCGGCTCTGGCGTTGCTGGGCAAGGTGTTTGCGCTGCGGCCACACTTCGAGTGGCGCGGGCTCGGATTCATCTCGCAGAGCGCGCTCAGAATACGTGACGAGTATGTGGAGTTCGACGCGGAAATGCGGTTCGACATGCCCGGGGTGCGGGTCGCCGACCCCAAGGCATGCCAGTGCGGCGAGGTGCTCAAAGGCGTACTCAAGCCTTGGGAATGCAAGGTGTTCGGCACCGCGTGCACTCCGGAGACTCCGATCGGAACCTGCATGGTGTCCGCAGAAGGAGCCTGTGCGGCGTACTACAACTTCGGTCGGATGCACCGCGAGGCCGCCCAACTCGTCGGGCAGACCGGGCGGGGGTGA
- a CDS encoding DUF6390 family protein: MPVEVATDGPRLFGRYAYAPNQLGYCGPADGAALRDGSEDEIRAVARRFSGVWPYLRVLSRMTGIADPLDHRLVESYWLGGGVGDRLDSAEFYAELLAVIGPQAGHYWTHLTPELAEEAAGNHCFHVFGVYPWSRLLGKGMGEHPIRILDSCRITPAEVLARDRDRIEVRTRTLTWDGRCLSLSEPWAREIAVFVDGHSALPDVAAGDHIALHWDRICGPLDAAQVHTLDESTKRQLLLTNRRLAVPSE, encoded by the coding sequence ATGCCGGTGGAGGTGGCTACCGACGGGCCGCGGCTGTTCGGCAGGTACGCCTACGCGCCGAACCAGCTCGGCTATTGCGGTCCCGCCGACGGTGCGGCACTGCGCGACGGTTCCGAGGACGAGATCCGCGCGGTGGCGCGGCGATTCTCCGGTGTTTGGCCTTACCTGAGAGTGCTTTCCCGGATGACCGGCATCGCCGATCCGCTGGACCATCGGCTGGTCGAATCATATTGGTTGGGAGGCGGTGTCGGTGATCGCCTGGACTCAGCGGAGTTCTACGCCGAGCTGCTCGCGGTGATCGGTCCGCAGGCCGGACACTACTGGACGCATCTCACGCCGGAGCTGGCCGAGGAGGCCGCGGGCAACCACTGCTTCCACGTCTTCGGGGTTTATCCATGGTCGCGGCTGCTCGGCAAGGGCATGGGCGAACATCCGATCCGGATCTTGGACAGCTGCCGGATCACGCCGGCCGAAGTGCTGGCTCGCGACCGAGACCGTATCGAGGTCCGCACCAGGACACTGACCTGGGATGGCCGTTGTCTCAGCCTCTCCGAGCCGTGGGCGCGCGAGATAGCAGTCTTTGTCGACGGTCACAGCGCTTTGCCCGATGTGGCGGCCGGAGATCACATCGCGTTGCATTGGGACCGGATCTGCGGCCCTCTGGACGCCGCGCAGGTGCATACCCTCGACGAGTCGACGAAGCGTCAACTTCTGCTGACCAACCGCAGACTTGCCGTGCCGTCGGAATGA
- a CDS encoding NADH-quinone oxidoreductase subunit A: MGLYLPILVLGGVAAAFAVVSVGMALLIGPRRFNRAKLQAYECGIEPARHSVGPGRFPIRFYLTAMLFIVFDIEIVFLYPWAVAFDRLGPFALAEMALFMVVVFVAYGYVWRRGGLEWD; this comes from the coding sequence ATGGGTTTGTATCTGCCGATCCTGGTTCTCGGCGGCGTCGCCGCGGCGTTCGCAGTCGTATCGGTCGGGATGGCCTTGCTGATCGGTCCGCGCCGGTTCAACCGGGCCAAATTGCAGGCCTACGAATGCGGGATCGAACCCGCACGGCACAGCGTGGGTCCGGGCCGTTTCCCGATCCGGTTCTACCTGACCGCAATGCTGTTCATCGTGTTCGACATCGAGATCGTGTTTCTCTACCCGTGGGCCGTCGCGTTCGACCGGCTCGGTCCGTTCGCACTTGCAGAGATGGCGCTGTTCATGGTGGTGGTCTTCGTGGCCTACGGCTACGTGTGGCGACGGGGTGGACTGGAATGGGACTAG
- a CDS encoding NuoB/complex I 20 kDa subunit family protein: MGLEETPPGGIVLSTVEKVAGYVRKGSLWPATFGLACCAIEMMSTASPRFDIARFGMERFSATPRQADLMIVAGRVSQKMAPVLRQVYDQMAEPKWVLAMGVCASSGGMFNNYAIVQGVDHVVPVDIYLPGCPPRPEMLLHAILKLHDKIQQMPLGVHREEVIAAAEQAALASPSTWDMKGLLR, encoded by the coding sequence ATGGGACTAGAGGAGACGCCGCCCGGTGGCATCGTGTTGTCCACGGTCGAGAAGGTGGCCGGTTATGTCCGCAAAGGGTCGTTGTGGCCGGCCACGTTCGGCCTCGCGTGCTGTGCCATCGAGATGATGTCCACCGCCTCACCGCGTTTCGATATCGCCCGGTTCGGCATGGAGCGATTCTCTGCAACTCCACGGCAAGCCGATCTGATGATCGTTGCGGGCCGGGTCAGTCAGAAGATGGCGCCGGTGCTGCGCCAGGTGTACGACCAGATGGCCGAACCGAAATGGGTTCTGGCAATGGGCGTGTGCGCGTCATCGGGCGGAATGTTCAACAACTACGCGATCGTGCAGGGCGTTGATCATGTCGTGCCGGTCGACATCTACCTACCGGGATGCCCGCCGCGCCCCGAGATGCTGCTGCACGCGATCCTGAAGTTACACGACAAGATTCAGCAGATGCCGCTCGGAGTGCACCGCGAGGAGGTCATCGCTGCCGCCGAACAGGCTGCGCTGGCATCACCATCCACGTGGGATATGAAGGGGTTGCTGCGATGA
- a CDS encoding NADH-quinone oxidoreductase subunit C encodes MSWNRGMFGVTGSGDTSGYGLLTRVPAELRRSARPYGGYFDVVVDRLTGVLGGRKAFEAAVERVAVHREQLTLEVHRWQLPRVAAALRDDPQLRFELCLGVSGVHYPEDTGRELHAVYPLMSITHNRRICLEVAAPDSDPRVPSLFSIYPTTDWHERETFDFFGMVFDGHPALTRIEMPDDWVGHPQRKDYPLGGVPVEYHGARIAPPDKRRFYR; translated from the coding sequence ATGAGCTGGAACCGCGGGATGTTCGGTGTCACCGGCAGTGGTGACACCTCAGGGTATGGGCTGTTGACTCGCGTACCCGCCGAACTGCGCCGCAGCGCCCGCCCTTACGGCGGGTACTTCGATGTGGTGGTCGACCGGCTCACCGGTGTCCTCGGCGGCCGCAAAGCGTTCGAGGCCGCCGTCGAACGCGTCGCCGTCCACCGCGAGCAGCTGACGCTTGAGGTACACCGTTGGCAGTTGCCGAGGGTGGCAGCCGCATTGCGCGATGATCCGCAGTTGCGCTTCGAACTGTGTCTCGGTGTCAGCGGTGTGCACTACCCCGAGGACACCGGAAGAGAACTGCATGCGGTGTATCCACTGATGTCGATCACGCACAACCGGCGAATCTGTCTGGAGGTCGCGGCGCCCGACAGCGATCCACGTGTCCCTTCGCTGTTTTCGATCTACCCGACTACCGACTGGCATGAACGGGAGACTTTCGACTTCTTCGGGATGGTGTTCGACGGTCATCCGGCGTTGACTCGCATCGAGATGCCCGACGACTGGGTCGGTCATCCGCAGCGCAAGGACTACCCGCTGGGCGGTGTCCCGGTGGAATACCACGGTGCCCGGATAGCACCCCCGGACAAGCGGAGGTTCTATCGCTGA
- the nuoD gene encoding NADH dehydrogenase (quinone) subunit D — translation MSDIEDTVVTVVGRDWDEMVRTTPAWSQGAASERIVVNMGPQHPSTHGVLRLILEIEGEVVTEARCGIGYLHTGIEKNLEYRNWTQGVTFVTRMDYLSPFFNETAYCLGVEKLLGITDDIPERASVVRVLLMELNRISSHLVALATGGMELGAMSAMFFGFLGREDILKAYEAITGLRMNHAYIRPGGLAADLPADGVEQVRALLGTLPGQLDTVEDLLRENAIWKSRNQGVGYLDLTGCMALGVTGPVLRATGLSHDLRKSQPYCGYETYDFEVVTGTQADCYDRFLVRVGEMRESLKIVTQCVERLGQRARGPVMISDKKLAWPADLVHGPDGLGNSAQHVANIMGHSMEGLIHHFKLVTEGFRVPAGQVYTAVESPRGELGVHMVSDGGTRPYRVHYRDPSFTNLQAVAAMCEGGMVADVIAAVASIDPVMGGVDR, via the coding sequence ATGTCCGACATCGAAGACACGGTGGTCACCGTGGTCGGCCGGGACTGGGATGAGATGGTGCGGACGACGCCGGCCTGGTCGCAAGGTGCAGCGTCGGAACGGATCGTGGTCAACATGGGTCCGCAGCATCCGTCGACCCACGGCGTGCTGCGGCTGATCCTCGAGATCGAGGGCGAAGTCGTGACCGAGGCGCGCTGCGGTATCGGCTATCTGCACACCGGGATCGAGAAGAATCTCGAGTATCGCAACTGGACTCAAGGCGTCACATTCGTCACCCGCATGGATTACCTGTCACCGTTTTTCAACGAGACCGCATACTGCCTAGGGGTCGAGAAGCTGCTGGGGATCACCGACGACATCCCGGAGCGGGCGAGCGTGGTCCGGGTACTGCTGATGGAACTCAACCGTATCTCCTCGCACCTGGTGGCGCTGGCCACCGGTGGCATGGAGCTGGGTGCGATGAGCGCGATGTTCTTCGGTTTCCTTGGCCGCGAAGACATCCTCAAGGCGTACGAGGCGATCACCGGATTGCGGATGAACCATGCCTACATCCGCCCCGGCGGGCTGGCCGCGGACCTGCCCGCCGACGGCGTCGAGCAGGTGCGCGCGCTTCTTGGGACATTGCCGGGACAACTCGATACGGTCGAGGATCTGCTGCGGGAGAACGCCATTTGGAAGTCGCGCAATCAGGGCGTCGGTTATCTGGATCTGACCGGCTGTATGGCACTGGGGGTCACCGGACCGGTACTGCGGGCTACCGGGCTGTCGCACGACCTGCGCAAGAGTCAGCCGTATTGCGGTTATGAGACATACGATTTCGAGGTCGTCACCGGGACGCAAGCCGACTGCTATGACCGGTTCCTGGTGCGTGTCGGCGAGATGCGGGAATCGCTGAAGATCGTGACGCAGTGTGTGGAGCGACTCGGACAGCGAGCGCGCGGGCCGGTGATGATCTCGGACAAGAAGCTCGCCTGGCCGGCCGATCTTGTGCACGGCCCGGACGGGTTGGGCAATTCCGCTCAGCACGTCGCCAACATCATGGGCCATTCGATGGAGGGCCTCATCCACCATTTCAAGCTGGTCACCGAAGGATTCCGAGTGCCGGCCGGGCAGGTGTACACGGCGGTGGAATCGCCACGTGGTGAGCTCGGCGTGCACATGGTGTCCGATGGCGGCACGCGGCCGTATCGGGTCCACTACCGGGATCCGTCGTTCACCAATCTGCAGGCGGTCGCCGCGATGTGCGAGGGCGGGATGGTCGCCGACGTGATTGCGGCGGTGGCGTCGATCGATCCGGTCATGGGAGGGGTGGACAGGTGA
- the nuoF gene encoding NADH-quinone oxidoreductase subunit NuoF produces the protein MTPRTRLTPVLTRFWDEPEPWTLDIYRRHDGYRGLARALSMDPDNVIALVKDSGLRGRGGAGFPTGTKWSFINQNDPKPRYLVVNADESEPGTCKDVPLMLTAPHLLIEGVVIAAYAIRAHHAFIYVRGEVVSVLRRLQVAVAEAYAAGYLGRSVGGSGFDLELTVHAGAGAYICGEETALLDSLEGRRGQPRLRPPFPAVAGLYACPTVVNNVESIASVPPILLNGVEWFRSMGPENSPGFTLYSLSGHVNRPGQYEAPLGITLRELLEHAGGVRDGHEVKFWTPGGSSTPLLTAEHLDVPLDYDSVAAAGSMLGTKALQVFDDSTCVVRAVRRWTQFYAHESCGKCTPCREGTYWLAQIYERLETGSGTLRDLRRLFDISESLSGKSFCALGDGAVSPIMSSLRHFRDEYEAHVRSGCPFDPYASTAMASGRVDA, from the coding sequence ATGACGCCGCGGACCCGGTTGACACCGGTGTTGACCCGATTCTGGGATGAGCCCGAACCGTGGACGCTGGACATCTATCGACGTCACGACGGCTATCGCGGCCTCGCCAGGGCGCTATCGATGGATCCCGACAATGTCATTGCGCTGGTGAAGGATTCGGGTCTGCGCGGTCGTGGCGGTGCGGGATTCCCGACCGGCACCAAGTGGTCGTTCATCAACCAGAACGACCCCAAGCCGCGCTATCTGGTGGTCAACGCCGACGAGTCCGAACCAGGGACGTGCAAAGACGTCCCACTGATGTTGACTGCCCCGCATCTCCTGATCGAGGGTGTCGTCATAGCTGCCTATGCGATCCGTGCACATCATGCGTTCATCTACGTGCGCGGCGAAGTGGTATCGGTGCTACGGCGATTGCAGGTCGCGGTCGCCGAGGCGTATGCCGCGGGTTATCTGGGCCGCAGTGTCGGCGGATCGGGGTTCGATCTGGAACTGACCGTGCATGCCGGGGCCGGTGCCTACATCTGCGGTGAGGAGACCGCGCTGTTGGATTCATTGGAGGGCCGTCGTGGCCAGCCTCGCTTGCGGCCACCGTTTCCCGCTGTTGCCGGGCTGTATGCGTGCCCGACGGTGGTCAACAACGTCGAGTCCATTGCCAGCGTGCCTCCGATCCTGCTGAACGGAGTCGAGTGGTTCAGGTCGATGGGGCCGGAGAACTCGCCGGGCTTCACGCTGTACTCACTGTCGGGGCACGTGAACCGGCCGGGTCAGTACGAAGCCCCGCTCGGTATCACGCTGCGCGAACTCCTCGAGCATGCCGGTGGGGTACGGGACGGGCATGAGGTGAAGTTCTGGACCCCCGGCGGATCCTCAACACCGCTGCTGACCGCAGAGCATCTGGATGTGCCGCTGGATTACGACAGCGTAGCTGCGGCCGGATCGATGCTCGGTACCAAGGCCTTACAGGTTTTCGACGATTCCACCTGTGTCGTGCGGGCGGTGCGCCGCTGGACCCAGTTCTACGCACACGAATCGTGCGGCAAGTGCACGCCGTGCCGCGAAGGCACGTACTGGCTCGCGCAGATCTACGAGCGCCTGGAGACCGGGTCGGGCACTCTGAGAGATCTGCGAAGGCTATTCGACATTTCGGAATCTCTGTCGGGTAAGTCGTTCTGTGCCTTGGGTGATGGGGCGGTCTCACCGATCATGTCCTCGCTTCGACACTTTCGCGACGAGTATGAGGCCCACGTCCGTTCAGGCTGCCCGTTCGATCCATACGCCTCGACTGCGATGGCTTCCGGCCGGGTGGATGCGTAG
- a CDS encoding NADH-quinone oxidoreductase subunit G, whose amino-acid sequence MTQAEQTSHTPSAQLVSLTIDGDRISVPEGTLVIRAAELLGIQIPRFCDHPLLEPVGACRQCLVEVDGQRKPMASCTIVCTPDMVVRTQHSSEAADRAQRGVMELLLINHPLDCPVCDKGGECPLQNQAIAHGRTETRFEDVKRTYPKPISLSAQVLLDRERCVQCARCTRFASQIAGDPFIDMLERGARQQVGVAPDEGLQSYFSGNTVQICPVGALTGTAYRFRARPFDLMSSPSVCEHCASGCALRTDHRRGKVLRRLAGDDPEVNEEWNCDKGRWAFAYPTVGDRITSPLVREAGELRPASWPEAIGVAAAGLYAATGRAGVLVGGRLTTEDAYAYSKFARIALRSNDIDFRIRQHSQEEAEFLAARVAGKGMEVTYGDLERASTVLLVGLEPEEEAPAVFLRLRKAVRTHGLPVVAVAPFVSGGLAKCNGRLVATVPGGEAAALDALTPDLPAGSVILAGERLAASPGAYVAVSRLADASGAALAWVPRRAGDRGALDAGCAPNLLPGGRPLSDRRAHQQIATAWGAVNLPEAPGRDTAAILAAATSGELGALLVGGVDVNDLPNPRAGLDALDSVPFVVSLEVRETAVTQRADVVFPVSPVVEKAGSFRNWEGRVRQFEPALSTDANSDLRVLHILADRMGVELGSPSPAAAAAELSRLATWVGRRPDAASVTAQPLPAPRPGQAVIASWRMLLDDGRLQDGEPNLAATAPIPVARLSARTAAEIGAVDGAPVSVRTADGAVTLPLKVTDMPDRVVWLPLNSRGCAVHRQLGVGIGAVADIESGGVR is encoded by the coding sequence ATGACGCAGGCCGAACAGACAAGCCACACGCCGTCGGCTCAGCTGGTGTCGCTGACCATCGACGGTGACAGGATCAGCGTGCCCGAGGGTACTTTGGTGATCCGCGCTGCCGAGCTGCTGGGTATCCAGATTCCGCGATTCTGCGACCATCCGTTGTTGGAGCCGGTCGGGGCGTGCCGGCAATGTCTGGTCGAGGTCGACGGGCAGCGTAAACCGATGGCGTCGTGCACAATCGTCTGCACCCCGGACATGGTGGTGCGTACCCAGCACAGCTCTGAAGCCGCCGACCGGGCGCAGCGGGGTGTGATGGAGCTGCTGCTGATCAACCACCCGTTGGATTGCCCAGTCTGCGACAAAGGCGGTGAGTGTCCACTGCAGAACCAGGCTATTGCCCACGGGCGCACCGAAACCCGGTTCGAAGACGTCAAACGGACCTACCCTAAACCGATCAGCTTGTCGGCCCAGGTGCTGTTGGACCGCGAGCGCTGCGTGCAGTGCGCTCGCTGCACCCGGTTCGCCAGCCAGATCGCCGGAGATCCGTTCATCGATATGCTCGAACGCGGCGCCCGGCAACAGGTAGGCGTTGCCCCCGATGAGGGGCTGCAATCCTATTTCTCCGGCAACACCGTGCAGATCTGCCCGGTGGGGGCGCTGACCGGCACGGCCTATCGGTTCCGGGCCCGGCCGTTCGACCTGATGTCCAGTCCCAGCGTGTGTGAGCACTGTGCGTCCGGATGCGCGCTGCGCACCGACCATCGCCGCGGAAAGGTGCTGCGTCGCCTGGCCGGTGACGATCCAGAGGTCAACGAGGAGTGGAATTGCGACAAGGGTCGCTGGGCGTTCGCCTATCCGACTGTGGGGGATCGGATCACGTCTCCACTGGTACGCGAGGCCGGCGAACTAAGACCCGCGTCTTGGCCGGAAGCGATCGGTGTGGCTGCCGCTGGGTTGTATGCCGCTACGGGGCGTGCAGGGGTGCTGGTGGGCGGCCGGTTGACGACCGAGGACGCGTACGCCTACAGCAAGTTCGCTCGAATAGCACTCAGAAGCAACGATATCGACTTCCGGATCCGGCAACACTCACAGGAAGAGGCTGAGTTCCTGGCCGCACGTGTGGCCGGGAAGGGTATGGAAGTGACCTACGGGGATCTCGAGCGCGCGTCGACCGTCCTGCTCGTAGGCCTCGAACCGGAGGAAGAAGCACCTGCGGTGTTCCTGCGACTGCGTAAAGCCGTTCGAACACACGGCCTTCCGGTTGTTGCCGTGGCGCCCTTCGTCAGCGGGGGGCTGGCAAAATGCAATGGTCGGCTGGTTGCCACCGTGCCCGGCGGAGAGGCCGCGGCGCTCGACGCGTTGACTCCGGACCTGCCCGCCGGTTCCGTCATCCTGGCCGGGGAGCGGCTGGCCGCCAGCCCTGGAGCGTACGTCGCTGTCTCGCGCCTCGCCGACGCCTCGGGGGCTGCACTCGCGTGGGTTCCGCGCCGAGCCGGAGACCGTGGGGCTCTGGATGCCGGATGCGCACCGAACCTCTTGCCCGGCGGTCGTCCGTTGTCGGACAGGCGAGCTCACCAGCAGATCGCCACCGCGTGGGGCGCCGTGAACCTACCCGAAGCCCCGGGGCGTGACACCGCCGCGATCCTCGCGGCGGCCACTTCCGGTGAGCTCGGCGCGTTGCTCGTCGGTGGGGTGGACGTCAACGACCTGCCAAATCCGCGGGCGGGACTGGACGCATTGGACTCCGTGCCGTTCGTGGTGAGCCTGGAAGTCCGGGAAACTGCCGTCACGCAGCGCGCGGATGTCGTGTTCCCGGTATCGCCCGTGGTGGAGAAGGCCGGCTCCTTCCGCAACTGGGAGGGCAGGGTGCGACAGTTCGAGCCGGCGTTGTCCACCGATGCAAACTCGGATCTGCGGGTGCTGCACATTCTGGCTGACCGGATGGGGGTGGAGCTGGGTAGTCCGTCACCCGCGGCGGCCGCAGCCGAGCTGTCCAGACTGGCCACCTGGGTGGGCCGGCGGCCTGACGCCGCGTCGGTGACCGCCCAGCCGTTGCCAGCTCCTCGGCCCGGCCAGGCGGTCATCGCCAGTTGGCGGATGCTGCTCGATGATGGTCGGCTCCAGGACGGAGAGCCAAATCTCGCTGCCACTGCGCCTATTCCGGTCGCACGGTTGTCGGCGAGAACAGCCGCAGAGATCGGCGCTGTCGACGGTGCCCCGGTTTCGGTGCGCACCGCCGACGGTGCTGTCACATTGCCCCTGAAGGTGACGGACATGCCCGACCGGGTGGTGTGGTTGCCCCTGAACTCGCGGGGCTGCGCGGTGCACCGTCAACTCGGGGTGGGCATCGGGGCGGTCGCCGATATCGAATCGGGAGGAGTGCGATGA
- the nuoH gene encoding NADH-quinone oxidoreductase subunit NuoH gives MTYPDPNVFGHDPWWVILGKALAIFVFLLFTVLVAILVERKVLGRMQMRFGPNRVGPHGILQSLVDGVKLALKEGMIPSGADKPIYLLAPVIAVVPAFMAFAVIPMGPVVSVFGTHTPLQLTDLPVAVLYILAVTSVGVYGIVLAGWGSGSTYPLLGGLRSAAQVVSYEISMALSFAAVFLLGGTMSTSGIVAGQDRTWYVVLLLPSFLAYVTAMVGETNRAPFDLPEAEGELVGGFHTEYSSLKFAMFMLAEYVNMITVSALATTMFLGGWHVPWPGTVWSGANVGWWPLLWFVVKLWLFMFAFIWLRATLPRLRYDQFMAIGWKLLIPVSLVWIMAVAVLKSVDLTGNVPMTLSAGALLGAVFLMVRARRSTTASAVKPVADSIAFDPFAGGFPVPPLPGEWVCFDPTDHGGAAAPIDDGEPVRNRVVLTRGRGRDV, from the coding sequence ATGACGTATCCAGATCCCAACGTGTTCGGCCACGACCCCTGGTGGGTGATCCTCGGTAAAGCGTTGGCCATTTTCGTATTCCTTCTTTTCACCGTACTGGTTGCGATTCTGGTCGAACGTAAGGTGTTGGGGCGCATGCAGATGCGATTCGGGCCGAACCGGGTGGGACCGCACGGAATACTGCAGTCCCTGGTCGACGGGGTCAAACTCGCGCTCAAGGAAGGGATGATTCCATCGGGGGCGGACAAACCGATCTATCTGCTGGCTCCCGTGATAGCGGTTGTCCCGGCGTTCATGGCATTCGCGGTGATCCCGATGGGCCCGGTGGTATCCGTGTTCGGTACGCACACCCCGCTGCAGCTGACCGATCTTCCTGTCGCGGTTCTCTACATTCTGGCCGTCACCTCGGTCGGTGTGTACGGAATTGTGCTGGCGGGCTGGGGTTCTGGCTCTACATACCCGCTGTTGGGGGGACTGCGGTCGGCGGCACAGGTGGTGTCCTACGAAATCTCCATGGCTCTGTCGTTCGCCGCGGTGTTCTTGCTCGGGGGCACCATGTCGACCTCGGGCATCGTCGCGGGCCAAGACCGCACCTGGTACGTGGTATTGCTGCTGCCGTCTTTTCTGGCCTACGTGACCGCGATGGTCGGCGAAACCAACCGTGCGCCTTTCGATCTGCCGGAAGCCGAGGGGGAGCTCGTGGGCGGATTCCACACGGAATACAGTTCGCTGAAGTTCGCGATGTTCATGCTCGCCGAGTACGTCAACATGATCACGGTATCGGCGCTCGCCACCACGATGTTCCTGGGCGGCTGGCACGTACCGTGGCCGGGCACCGTCTGGAGTGGCGCCAACGTCGGTTGGTGGCCGTTGCTGTGGTTCGTCGTGAAGCTGTGGCTGTTCATGTTCGCCTTCATCTGGCTGCGCGCCACCCTGCCACGCCTGCGCTATGACCAGTTCATGGCGATCGGCTGGAAGCTGCTGATCCCGGTGTCCCTGGTATGGATAATGGCGGTAGCCGTGCTGAAATCGGTTGATCTGACCGGAAATGTGCCGATGACGCTGTCGGCGGGAGCGCTGTTGGGGGCGGTGTTCCTGATGGTCCGTGCTCGGCGCTCGACGACCGCGTCCGCTGTCAAGCCGGTGGCGGACTCGATCGCGTTCGATCCGTTCGCCGGAGGCTTTCCCGTGCCACCGCTACCCGGCGAGTGGGTCTGTTTTGACCCAACTGACCATGGCGGCGCGGCCGCACCGATCGACGACGGAGAACCGGTCCGCAATCGTGTGGTGCTGACCAGGGGAAGGGGCCGTGATGTCTGA
- the nuoI gene encoding NADH-quinone oxidoreductase subunit NuoI, with protein MSEFRDAMAGFGVTFSAMFKRPVTEKYPESPGAVASRYHGRHQLNRYADGLEKCIGCELCAWACPADAIYVEGADNFDDRRFSPGERFGQVYQINYLRCIGCGLCIEACPTRALTMTNEYEMADDNRSDLIYGKEQLLAPLGEGMVEAPHAMVPGSTVEDYYRGKITGATDESTQKGSVS; from the coding sequence ATGTCTGAATTCCGTGACGCAATGGCGGGCTTCGGTGTGACGTTCTCTGCGATGTTCAAGAGGCCGGTGACCGAAAAGTATCCGGAGAGTCCGGGGGCGGTGGCATCGCGCTACCACGGTCGTCATCAACTCAACAGGTACGCCGACGGTTTGGAGAAGTGCATCGGATGCGAACTGTGTGCCTGGGCCTGCCCGGCCGATGCGATCTACGTGGAGGGTGCAGACAATTTCGATGATCGGCGCTTCTCCCCGGGCGAGCGGTTCGGCCAGGTGTACCAGATCAACTACCTGCGATGCATCGGCTGCGGGTTGTGCATCGAGGCCTGTCCGACCCGGGCGCTGACGATGACCAACGAGTACGAAATGGCCGACGACAATCGATCGGACCTGATCTACGGCAAGGAACAACTCCTTGCTCCGCTGGGCGAGGGCATGGTGGAAGCTCCGCATGCCATGGTCCCGGGTAGCACGGTCGAGGACTACTACCGCGGGAAGATCACCGGCGCAACGGACGAATCAACACAAAAGGGGTCGGTCTCATGA